One Brassica napus cultivar Da-Ae chromosome C4, Da-Ae, whole genome shotgun sequence genomic region harbors:
- the LOC106415382 gene encoding 3-ketoacyl-CoA synthase 13-like: LRRVALKRTPCSPQHESLTQSSYCLFIPNIRLCCTLLINKNLPNNQLSPTLFISMANFKFPLLIIFVLSFSQLHLLQFHHDFFSSFPVKIGLLIISILLYAYSSTRSKPVYLVDFSCHQPTDSCKISSETFFNMAKGAQLYTEETIQFMTRILNRSGLGDDTYAPRCMLTSPPTPSMFEARHEAELVIFGALNSLFKKTGVEPRDIGIFIVNCSLFNPNPSLSSMIVNRYKLKTDVKTYNLSGMGCSAGAISVDLAAHLLKANPNTYAVIVSTENMTLSMYRGNDRSMLVPNCIFRVGGAAVLLSNRSQDRVRSKYELTQLVRTHKGASDKHYTCADQKEDDKGIVGVSLSRELTIVAGDTLKTNLTALGPLVLPLSEKLRFIISIVKSRLFRLKSSPYVPNFKLCFEHFCIHAGGRALLDAVEKGLGLSEVDLEPSRMTLHRFGNTSSSSLWYELAYIEAKCRVKRGDRVWQLAFGSGFKCNSIVWRALRTISASETLVGNPWGDSIHKYPVHVTKL, encoded by the coding sequence TTAAGAAGGGTAGCCTTAAAACGCACACCATGTTCTCCGCAGCACGAATCCTTAACGCAGTCCTCATATTGTCTATTTATACCAAACATAAGGTTGTGTTGTACGTTgcttataaataaaaacctaCCTAATAACCAACTATCTCCCACATTGTTCATTTCAATGGCAAATTTTAAGTTTCCTCTGCTTATAATTTTCGTTCTCTCTTTCTCCCAGCTTCATCTACTTCAATTTCACCAtgacttcttctcttcttttccgGTCAAGATTGGTCTGCTCATCATATCCATCCTCCTCTATGCTTACTCAAGCACCCGGTCTAAACCAGTTTACCTCGTCGACTTCTCATGTCACCAACCCACCGACTCATGCAAAATCTCATCCGAAACGTTCTTCAACATGGCCAAAGGTGCTCAACTCTACACCGAAGAAACAATCCAATTCATGACGAGGATACTAAACCGGTCCGGTTTAGGAGATGATACGTACGCCCCACGTTGCATGTTGACCTCTCCACCAACACCATCAATGTTTGAGGCCAGACATGAAGCCGAATTAGTCATCTTCGGAGCTCTTAACTCGCTATTCAAGAAAACCGGAGTCGAACCTAGAGATATTGGAATCTTCATTGTAAACTGCAGCTTGTTTAACCCTAACCCATCTCTCTCTTCCATGATCGTAAACCGGTACAAGCTCAAAACCGACGTGAAAACATACAATCTCTCCGGTATGGGATGCAGCGCCGGCGCAATCTCCGTAGATCTCGCCGCGCATCTTCTTAAAGCAAACCCTAATACCTATGCAGTCATTGTTAGCACCGAGAACATGACTCTAAGCATGTATCGAGGCAACGACCGGTCCATGTTAGTCCCTAACTGTATTTTTCGGGTAGGAGGTGCCGCGGTTTTGCTTTCAAACCGGAGCCAAGACAGAGTTCGGTCTAAGTACGAGTTAACTCAACTCGTTAGGACCCACAAAGGCGCTAGCGACAAACATTACACTTGTGCTGACCAAAAAGAAGACGACAAAGGTATCGTTGGAGTATCACTATCTAGAGAACTGACCATTGTTGCTGGTGACACGTTAAAGACGAATCTAACCGCACTTGGTCCACTTGTTCTGCCTTTATCTGAAAAGCTCCGGTTTATTATCTCTATCGTAAAGAGTAGGCTTTTTAGGTTAAAGAGCAGTCCATATGTTCCGAATTTTAAACTATGTTTCGAGCATTTCTGTATCCACGCTGGTGGTAGAGCGTTACTTGACGCGGTTGAAAAAGGTCTTGGCCTCAGTGAAGTTGATCTCGAGCCGTCTCGGATGACGTTGCACCGGTTTGGAAACACTTCCAGCTCGTCTCTGTGGTACGAGCTGGCTTACATAGAGGCTAAGTGTCGGGTCAAGCGTGGAGATCGGGTTTGGCAGTTggcgttcgggtcgggttttaaATGCAATAGTATTGTGTGGAGAGCGTTGAGAACGATTTCGGCTAGCGAGACACTGGTGGGAAACCCGTGGGGTGACTCGATTCATAAGTATCCGGTTCACGTGACAAAACTTTAG
- the LOC106415381 gene encoding L-gulonolactone oxidase 5, whose product MAFRFSPSYWRIVLGLCCMFTLVHTALSTPPEDPVRCVSGNTDCSVTNSYGVFPDRSTCRAANVAYPTTEAELVSIVAAATKARRKMRVTTRYSHSIPKLACTDGTNGLFISTKFLNHTVQADAGAMTLTVESGVTLRQLITEAAKVGLALPYAPYWWGLTVGGMLGTGAHGSSLWGKGSAVHDYVTEIKIVSPGSVNDGFAKVRVLSESTTPVEFNAAKVSLGVLGVISQVTFGLQPMFKRSLKYVMKNDLDFDDQVLTLGEKHEFADFVWLPSQGKVVYRMDDRVAVNTPGNGLCDFLPFRSQPSAALAIIRSSEEKQEIFRDATGKCAEATLISSTLFSTSYGLTNNGIAFTGYPVIGSQNRMMTSGSCLDSLQDGLTTACAWDSRIKGEFYHQTCFSIPLTQVKSFITDIKSLVKIDQKSLCGLELYNGILMRYVTASPAYLGKDTEAIDFDLTYYRAKDPLTPRLYEDFIEEIEQIALFKYNALPHWGKNRNVAFDGVIKKYKNAPAFLRVKESYDPDGLFSSEWTDQILGIKGNATIVKDGCALEGLCICSEDAHCAPTKGYMCRPGKVYKEARVCTRVGDINA is encoded by the exons ATGGCATTTCGTTTTTCTCCTTCGTATTGGCGGATCGTCCTGGggttatgctgtatgtttacactTGTGCATACGGCACTCTCAACACCTCCGGAAGATCCCGTGAGATGTGTCTCAGGAAACACGGATTGTAGCGTCACAAACTCATACGGAGTCTTCCCAGACCGGTCCACGTGTCGAGCGGCCAACGTTGCGTACCCAACAACCGAAGCCGAGCTTGTCTCTATCGTGGCAGCAGCCACAAAAGCCAGACGCAAAATGCGTGTGACCACTCGATATTCCCATAGCATCCCTAAGCTTGCGTGCACGGACGGAACCAACGGTTTGTTCATAAGCACAAAGTTTCTAAACCACACGGTGCAAGCCGATGCAGGGGCCATGACCCTGACAGTTGAGAGCGGTGTGACACTTAGGCAGTTGATCACTGAAGCGGCTAAGGTTGGATTGGCGTTGCCTTATGCACCATATTGGTGGGGACTGACCGTGGGTGGTATGTTGGGAACCGGTGCTCACGGGAGCTCATTGTGGGGTAAAGGAAGTGCGGTCCATGATTATGTTACCGAGATCAAGATTGTTAGTCCTGGCTCGGTCAATGATGGATTTGCAAAGGTTAGAGTATTAAGTGAAAGTACAACTCCTGTGGAGTTTAACGCGGCAAAGGTTTCACTTGGTGTTCTTGGTGTTATCTCCCAG gTGACTTTTGGTTTACAACCGATGTTCAAAAGATCGTTAAAATATGTTATGAAAAACGATTTGGATTTCGATGATCAAGTCCTCACATTGGGGGAAAAACATGAGTTTGCGGATTTCGTATGGTTGCCAAGCCAAGGTAAAGTTGTGTATCGAATGGACGACCGAGTAGCAGTCAACACGCCGGGCAACGGTTTGTGTGATTTCTTGCCGTTCCGTTCCCAACCCTCTGCGGCATTAGCCATCATAAGATCATCAG AGGAGAAGCAAGAGATATTCAGAGATGCGACTGGGAAGTGTGCGGAAGCCACACTAATTTCATCTACACTGTTCAGTACCTCCTACGGTTTGACAAACAATG GTATTGCATTCACCGGCTATCCGGTCATTGGAAGCCAAAACCGTATGATGACGTCAGGATCATGTCTAGATAGCCTTCAGGATGGGTTAACCACGGCGTGTGCGTGGGATTCACGTATAAAAGGCGAATTTTATCATCAAACATGTTTCAGTATTCCTCTCACGCAAGTCAAAAGTTTCATCACCGACATCAAATCTCTTGTCAAGATCGATCAGAAATCTCTGTGTGGACTTGAACTTTATAACGGTATTTTAATGCGTTATGTCACGGCCTCTCCAGCTTATCTTGGGAAAGATACGGAAGCCATAGACTTTGATCTAACATATTACCGAGCCAAGGATCCTTTAACACCGCGACTATACGAGGATTTTATAGAAGAAATCGAGCAAATTGCGTTGTTCAAGTATAATGCATTGCCACATTGGGGTAAGAACAGAAACGTAGCATTTGATGGAGTGATTAAAAAGTACAAAAACGCACCAGCGTTCTTGAGAGTGAAGGAGAGTTATGATCCGGATGGTTTATTCTCGAGCGAATGGACGGATCAAATCCTAGGGATCAAAGGGAACGCGACGATCGTAAAAGATGGTTGTGCGTTGGAGGGATTGTGTATATGTTCGGAGGATGCTCATTGTGCCCCGACCAAAGGCTATATGTGCCGACCGGGAAAAGTTTACAAAGAGGCTAGGGTTTGTACACGTGTCGGTGACATAAACGCATAA
- the LOC106415383 gene encoding uncharacterized protein LOC106415383, protein MWTVKPVPMPVQFFRGITASTSVGYSQPPPSNYNRIHLRLCNVPTKSQTSESVGGLCQQIVLRSADSNPSKPIPKEREITGSDVLWAIQRATAQRNRSKADRMKKKKMRSVELSSSSASKSTGDNGVDYFNVKALTIKNDWGQRLDEFDKLLKDLQDTEL, encoded by the coding sequence ATGTGGACCGTGAAACCGGTACCGATGCCGGTTCAATTTTTCAGGGGGATAACCGCATCAACCTCCGTCGGCTATTCACAGCCTCCGCCGAGTAATTACAACAGAATCCACCTTCGACTCTGTAACGTCCCGACGAAATCGCAAACATCCGAATCTGTCGGTGGATTATGCCAACAAATCGTCCTCCGGTCAGCTGATTCGAACCCTAGTAAACCGATCCCAAAGGAGAGGGAGATTACTGGATCAGACGTGCTTTGGGCGATTCAGAGAGCGACGGCTCAGCGGAACAGATCCAAAGCCGatagaatgaagaagaagaagatgagaagcGTGGAGCTGTCATCATCCTCTGCGAGTAAGTCCACCGGAGATAACGGTGTTGATTACTTTAACGTGAAGGCGTTAACGATCAAGAACGATTGGGGACAAAGACTGGACGAATTCGACAAGCTTCTCAAAGACTTACAGGACACGGAACTTTGA